The following are from one region of the Bacillota bacterium genome:
- a CDS encoding glycosyltransferase, translating to MGESPLQASVIIATYNRGRVLPHVLGVLDRQTVPPDRYEIVIADDGSTDDTPQVVAREAARIRPHVTYLRLEHCGAAAARNAAIRASRGQYLVFIDSDIICSPQFLEEHLRAHERWKNAVVTGPAVLIRSLDEIPRRPRIWDWSAAPFAGGNASVRRQDAFRVGLFDESFDELGWEDIEFGIRLKQGGLVTCFVPTAVGYHYKPDPIDPAGVAAYASSQGRMAVRLVRKHPILEARMATGLNPLAMAIDRLASVFDWDLRLARWILRKTEGQGHFWLRSVAAKQLYNRLYYKAARAALRQPDRPARAAESEVRPEST from the coding sequence ATGGGTGAGAGCCCGCTGCAGGCCAGCGTCATCATTGCCACCTACAATCGCGGGCGGGTGCTTCCCCACGTGCTCGGGGTCCTGGATCGCCAGACCGTTCCGCCTGACCGATACGAAATCGTGATCGCCGACGATGGATCCACGGACGACACCCCCCAGGTGGTCGCCAGGGAAGCAGCGCGGATACGGCCGCACGTTACCTACCTGCGGTTGGAGCACTGTGGGGCGGCTGCCGCGAGGAACGCGGCCATCCGCGCAAGCCGCGGGCAGTACCTCGTCTTCATCGACAGTGACATCATCTGCTCGCCGCAGTTTCTCGAGGAGCACCTGCGTGCCCACGAGCGGTGGAAGAACGCCGTAGTGACCGGTCCGGCGGTGCTCATCCGCTCGCTTGACGAGATCCCCAGGCGCCCGCGAATCTGGGACTGGTCGGCCGCGCCCTTTGCGGGCGGCAACGCGTCCGTGCGCCGCCAGGACGCCTTCAGGGTGGGGCTGTTCGACGAGTCGTTCGACGAACTGGGCTGGGAGGACATCGAATTCGGGATCCGCCTGAAACAAGGCGGCCTCGTGACGTGCTTCGTTCCGACCGCGGTCGGCTACCACTACAAGCCGGACCCCATCGACCCGGCCGGCGTGGCCGCCTACGCATCGTCACAGGGGCGGATGGCGGTACGCCTCGTGCGCAAGCACCCCATCCTGGAGGCGCGGATGGCCACAGGCCTCAACCCGCTGGCGATGGCCATCGACCGGCTGGCGTCGGTCTTCGACTGGGACCTGCGGCTGGCACGGTGGATCCTGAGAAAGACGGAAGGCCAGGGACACTTCTGGCTCCGGTCGGTCGCCGCCAAGCAGCTCTACAACCGGCTTTACTACAAGGCTGCCCGGGCCGCGCTGCGACAACCGGACAGACCGGCGCGAGCGGCCGAGTCGGAGGTGCGGCCGGAGTCGACGTGA